A region of Streptomyces deccanensis DNA encodes the following proteins:
- the galE gene encoding UDP-glucose 4-epimerase GalE translates to MTWLITGGAGYIGAHVVRAMLDAGEETVVYDDLSTGVAERVPEGVPLEIGSTLDGERLARVIRDRRITGVVHLAAKKQVGESVDLPLHYYRENVEGLRTLLSAVTDAGVASFVFSSSAAVYGMPSAARDGDLVTEETPCAPMSPYGETKLVGEWLVRATGRATGLSTASLRYFNVAGAATPELADTGVFNLVPMVFEKLSEGAPPRIFGADYPTPDGTCVRDYIHVVDLAEAHVATARRLREAPGTDLTLNIGRGEGVSVREMIDRINALTGHDLPPVVVDRRPGDPARVVASADRIAAELGWKARYGVEDMISTAWAGWTRRTERS, encoded by the coding sequence ATGACCTGGCTGATCACCGGTGGCGCCGGATACATCGGGGCGCACGTGGTGCGCGCGATGCTCGACGCGGGCGAGGAGACCGTCGTCTACGACGACCTGTCCACCGGGGTCGCCGAACGGGTGCCCGAGGGCGTCCCGTTGGAGATCGGCTCCACCCTCGACGGGGAGCGGCTGGCCCGGGTGATCCGCGACCGGCGCATTACCGGCGTCGTGCACCTCGCGGCGAAGAAGCAGGTCGGCGAGTCCGTCGACCTGCCCCTGCACTACTACCGGGAGAACGTCGAGGGACTGCGCACCCTGCTGTCGGCCGTCACCGACGCCGGAGTCGCGTCCTTCGTCTTCTCGTCCTCCGCCGCCGTGTACGGCATGCCGTCCGCCGCGCGGGACGGTGACCTCGTCACCGAGGAGACCCCGTGCGCGCCGATGAGCCCGTACGGCGAGACCAAGCTGGTCGGCGAGTGGCTGGTCCGGGCCACGGGCCGGGCGACGGGCCTGTCGACGGCCTCCCTGCGCTACTTCAACGTGGCCGGCGCGGCGACCCCCGAACTGGCCGACACCGGCGTCTTCAACCTCGTCCCCATGGTCTTCGAGAAGCTCTCCGAGGGCGCCCCGCCACGGATCTTCGGCGCCGACTACCCGACCCCCGACGGCACCTGCGTCCGCGACTACATCCATGTCGTCGACCTCGCGGAGGCCCACGTGGCGACCGCGCGGCGGCTGCGCGAGGCGCCGGGCACGGACCTCACCCTCAACATCGGGCGCGGGGAGGGTGTTTCGGTGCGCGAGATGATCGACCGGATCAACGCGCTCACCGGCCACGACCTGCCGCCCGTGGTGGTCGACCGGCGGCCCGGCGACCCCGCGCGCGTCGTCGCCTCGGCGGACCGGATCGCCGCCGAGCTGGGCTGGAAGGCGCGGTACGGCGTCGAGGACATGATCTCGACGGCGTGGGCGGGGTGGACGCGGCGCACGGAACGGTCGTAG
- a CDS encoding DUF6507 family protein → MPAWDIDPINVQTTLKSTGEAAGGLEKAANSLVSNMASAAESAGTAVPGGQFSGPMIGPVATGTPRVPVGPVAAALSKYLQERQQKLAYMAQRTIDSVQGAADATNAYVTGDLDMAATHQANALKATVVPPPPGVDGNGGQGPK, encoded by the coding sequence GTGCCGGCTTGGGACATCGATCCGATCAACGTGCAGACCACGCTGAAGTCGACCGGTGAGGCGGCCGGCGGCCTGGAGAAGGCCGCCAACTCACTGGTGTCGAACATGGCGAGCGCGGCCGAGTCCGCCGGGACGGCCGTACCGGGCGGGCAGTTCAGCGGCCCCATGATCGGGCCGGTGGCCACGGGCACGCCCCGGGTGCCGGTCGGACCGGTCGCGGCGGCGCTGAGCAAGTACCTCCAGGAGCGGCAGCAGAAGCTGGCGTACATGGCGCAGCGCACCATCGACTCCGTGCAGGGCGCGGCCGATGCCACCAACGCCTACGTCACCGGCGACCTGGACATGGCCGCCACGCACCAGGCCAACGCGCTCAAGGCGACCGTCGTACCGCCACCGCCGGGTGTCGACGGGAACGGCGGGCAGGGGCCGAAGTGA
- a CDS encoding pentapeptide repeat-containing protein has protein sequence MSSGTRKNWAPRVFPTDPQAKARLEEWLDAGGEGPLDAIGLDLSDADLSDANLQQSWFTDAKLVGAKLVGADLYRSDAEGADFSRADLTRASLVRVNLDDAVLRDAVLDGADLVKASLYDCDATNASLRGARILGASLLGVDLRGADLSHAVLQENSFKVTVDHRTKVEGLSGTVFGPVQVIDEHGAEHEIAGEALERWVRERGGSIKVLPVPDGKRDTSA, from the coding sequence ATGTCATCTGGTACCCGTAAGAACTGGGCGCCCCGCGTGTTCCCGACGGATCCGCAGGCGAAGGCACGCCTGGAGGAGTGGCTGGACGCGGGCGGCGAGGGCCCGCTCGACGCCATCGGGCTGGACCTCTCCGACGCGGACCTCTCCGACGCGAACCTCCAGCAGTCCTGGTTCACCGACGCGAAGCTGGTCGGGGCCAAGCTCGTGGGGGCGGACCTCTACCGTTCCGACGCGGAAGGGGCGGACTTCTCGAGGGCCGATCTGACGCGGGCCTCGCTGGTCCGGGTCAACCTGGACGACGCGGTTCTCCGGGACGCGGTCCTGGACGGCGCGGACCTGGTCAAGGCCTCCCTCTACGACTGCGACGCCACGAACGCCTCCCTGCGCGGTGCGCGCATTCTGGGCGCTTCCCTGCTCGGCGTCGATCTTCGCGGAGCGGACCTTTCCCACGCGGTTCTGCAGGAGAATTCCTTCAAAGTGACCGTCGACCACCGCACAAAGGTGGAGGGCCTTTCGGGAACCGTATTCGGCCCCGTCCAGGTGATCGACGAGCATGGCGCAGAACATGAAATCGCGGGAGAGGCGCTGGAACGCTGGGTACGCGAACGCGGCGGTTCGATCAAGGTGCTGCCCGTCCCCGACGGAAAGCGCGACACGTCGGCCTGA
- a CDS encoding ATP-binding protein, translating to MPKYALNCPPLDTTPRIARDFVASVLRALRLDALVDDAVLCTSELVTNSCRHAKSSGAHLLLIAGPEGPVRVTVYDDDRTPPSLHQGYDGESGRGLWIVDAVTEGRWGTEALGASGKGVWFEVGKA from the coding sequence ATGCCCAAGTACGCCCTCAACTGCCCACCCCTGGACACCACACCCCGTATCGCCCGCGACTTCGTCGCCTCCGTCCTCCGGGCCCTGCGGCTCGACGCCCTCGTCGACGACGCGGTCCTGTGCACCTCGGAGCTGGTCACCAACTCCTGTCGGCACGCGAAGAGTTCCGGCGCCCATTTACTGCTGATCGCCGGCCCGGAGGGCCCCGTGCGGGTGACCGTCTACGACGACGACCGCACGCCCCCGTCACTCCACCAGGGCTACGACGGCGAATCCGGCCGGGGCCTGTGGATCGTGGACGCCGTCACGGAGGGCCGCTGGGGGACGGAGGCGCTGGGGGCGTCGGGGAAGGGTGTCTGGTTCGAGGTGGGGAAGGCGTAG
- a CDS encoding Scr1 family TA system antitoxin-like transcriptional regulator, translated as MPPRSTPTARQERLGAELRKIRERAGVTARAAAALLGTNPIQQSAYEAGRSGISEERIRRLAAHCACDDVAYVDALVSMANERGKGWWEAYRGTVVEQGLALAESEYHATRIRTFQVVHVPGLLQTEDHMRALFNYASRNVPPSHVDTFVAYRTQRQQVLDEPSGTPYEAIVHEAALRIRVGGREATRAQLKRLLERSDAANVTVRVLPFDTDDFAGTGYSMLYLHGPVPQLDTVQIDTGHDSEFFDAEARLLQYRRRYERVAAAALPVAESRDLIARVAHEL; from the coding sequence ATGCCACCCAGGAGCACCCCGACCGCACGGCAGGAGCGCCTCGGCGCCGAGCTGCGCAAGATCCGCGAGCGGGCGGGGGTCACGGCCCGCGCCGCCGCCGCACTCCTGGGCACGAACCCCATACAGCAGAGCGCCTACGAGGCCGGCCGCAGCGGGATCAGCGAGGAGCGGATCCGCCGCCTGGCCGCGCATTGCGCATGCGATGACGTGGCGTACGTCGATGCCCTGGTCAGCATGGCGAACGAACGCGGCAAGGGGTGGTGGGAGGCCTACCGGGGCACCGTGGTCGAGCAGGGGCTCGCCCTGGCGGAGTCCGAGTATCACGCCACTCGCATCCGCACCTTCCAAGTCGTGCATGTCCCTGGCTTGCTGCAGACCGAGGACCACATGCGGGCGCTCTTCAACTACGCGTCGCGGAATGTGCCGCCAAGCCACGTGGACACGTTCGTGGCGTACCGCACTCAGCGCCAGCAGGTCCTCGACGAGCCCTCTGGGACACCGTACGAAGCCATCGTCCACGAGGCGGCTCTTCGCATCCGCGTAGGTGGCCGCGAGGCGACCAGGGCCCAGCTGAAGCGGCTCCTCGAACGATCGGATGCGGCCAACGTGACCGTTCGTGTGCTGCCGTTCGACACGGACGACTTCGCCGGTACCGGCTACTCGATGCTCTACCTGCACGGGCCCGTCCCCCAACTCGACACCGTGCAGATCGATACAGGCCACGACAGCGAGTTCTTCGACGCGGAGGCACGCTTGTTGCAGTATCGACGGCGGTACGAGCGGGTGGCAGCGGCGGCTCTCCCTGTCGCCGAATCCCGCGATCTCATCGCCCGCGTTGCCCACGAGCTGTGA
- a CDS encoding DUF397 domain-containing protein: MPDAPRWQKSSFSGADAGDTCVELAPTPTSIRLRESDHPTAVLTTTPTPLHALLTTLKAGTLGRR; the protein is encoded by the coding sequence GTGCCCGACGCTCCCCGGTGGCAGAAGTCGTCCTTCTCAGGCGCCGACGCGGGTGACACCTGCGTCGAACTCGCCCCCACCCCCACCTCCATACGCCTCCGCGAAAGCGACCACCCCACCGCAGTCCTCACCACCACCCCCACCCCCCTCCACGCCCTCCTCACCACCCTCAAGGCAGGCACCCTTGGCCGTCGTTGA
- a CDS encoding ADP-ribosylglycohydrolase family protein has product MAVVDPQRALGAVLGSAVGDALGAPFEFGPEGAFSARFPKAGHGGEMCGGGGWDPGEATDDTQMAVLVGESLVEHGALELPDVFRRFQRWAVSDPKDIGIQTQDVLTSGDPWDLAAALHFQVNLRAAGNGALMRAATSAVYFARDGRDTTMDAARRLSALTHGDPAAWEGTAAFHELVRIALAGGDPLAAVPETLAALRPDHRARYDVVLAPDWHPDRATEFNGAVWPCLGSAVWAVRTTDSYEGAVRAAVDLGGDTDTVAAVTGGLAGAVYGADAIPERWLEPLHVPLPGFGDRVLRAPELIRLATQLATGAAP; this is encoded by the coding sequence TTGGCCGTCGTTGACCCGCAGCGCGCCCTCGGCGCAGTCCTCGGCTCCGCCGTCGGGGACGCGCTCGGCGCGCCGTTCGAGTTCGGGCCCGAGGGGGCCTTCTCCGCGCGGTTCCCGAAGGCCGGGCACGGTGGGGAGATGTGCGGCGGCGGTGGCTGGGACCCGGGGGAGGCCACCGACGACACGCAGATGGCCGTGCTCGTCGGGGAGTCACTCGTCGAACACGGGGCGCTCGAACTGCCCGACGTCTTCCGGAGGTTCCAGCGCTGGGCGGTGTCCGACCCCAAGGACATCGGCATCCAGACCCAGGACGTGCTGACCAGCGGCGACCCCTGGGACCTCGCGGCCGCCCTGCACTTCCAGGTGAACCTACGGGCCGCAGGCAACGGCGCGCTGATGCGGGCCGCCACCTCGGCCGTGTACTTCGCGAGGGACGGCCGGGACACCACCATGGACGCGGCCCGGCGGCTGTCCGCGCTCACCCACGGCGACCCGGCCGCCTGGGAAGGCACCGCCGCCTTCCACGAGCTGGTCCGGATCGCGCTGGCCGGTGGCGACCCGCTCGCCGCCGTCCCCGAGACCCTGGCCGCGCTCCGCCCCGACCACCGCGCCCGGTACGACGTCGTCCTCGCCCCCGACTGGCACCCCGATCGGGCCACGGAGTTCAACGGCGCGGTCTGGCCCTGCCTGGGCTCCGCCGTGTGGGCCGTACGCACGACCGACTCCTACGAGGGCGCCGTACGCGCGGCCGTGGACCTCGGCGGCGACACCGACACGGTCGCGGCGGTGACCGGCGGGCTCGCGGGCGCGGTGTACGGCGCCGACGCGATCCCGGAGCGCTGGCTGGAGCCGCTGCACGTGCCCCTGCCGGGGTTCGGGGACCGGGTACTGCGCGCCCCGGAACTCATCCGCCTGGCAACGCAGTTGGCGACCGGAGCCGCCCCCTGA
- a CDS encoding DUF6174 domain-containing protein, with protein sequence MTHLRSRARSVLLAAALVAGTVGTVGMTAACDGGAPTEPKGRASPKPTTTRNTVMWHEPASYVYTLTSTSQALAGRFRVTVRDGEVAEAVGLDEDSRRAVRQRPGDIPKIGDLMAMVEKAWQEQADTAEVEYATGGHPARITLDVDENAIDDEAEYVISGYEPGAG encoded by the coding sequence GTGACTCACTTACGCTCCCGTGCTCGTTCCGTCCTCCTGGCCGCCGCGCTGGTCGCGGGGACCGTGGGGACGGTGGGGATGACCGCCGCCTGCGACGGCGGGGCACCCACCGAACCGAAGGGCCGGGCCTCGCCCAAGCCCACCACGACACGGAACACCGTCATGTGGCATGAGCCCGCCTCGTACGTCTACACCCTCACGTCGACCTCGCAGGCCCTGGCGGGGAGGTTCCGGGTGACCGTCCGGGACGGCGAGGTGGCCGAGGCGGTCGGCCTCGACGAGGACAGCCGGCGTGCGGTGCGGCAGAGGCCCGGCGACATCCCCAAGATCGGTGACCTGATGGCCATGGTGGAGAAGGCCTGGCAGGAGCAGGCGGACACGGCGGAGGTGGAGTACGCCACCGGCGGTCATCCCGCGCGGATCACCCTGGACGTGGACGAGAACGCCATCGACGACGAGGCCGAGTACGTCATCAGCGGCTACGAGCCGGGCGCGGGCTGA
- a CDS encoding TetR/AcrR family transcriptional regulator encodes MTTNADPSEGQPPPRPRRRAPAGAAVLREDVTEAIRAAVFEELAAVGYARMSIEGIARRAGVGKTAVYRRWRSKLHLVLDLVSAVAVQGLPMPDTGSLEGDLRLLYEVTSRALRHPVAGQIIPDLQAEAARNPEIAEAMQKALREGQQSVATGIVAAAVARGEVRAGVDEDLALDVISGPLYWRSVVVRAPKLPKGYLESLTRATAAALRAL; translated from the coding sequence ATGACGACGAACGCCGACCCCTCCGAGGGGCAGCCGCCGCCACGGCCGCGCCGCCGGGCCCCCGCCGGGGCGGCCGTGCTCCGCGAGGACGTGACGGAGGCGATCCGGGCGGCGGTCTTCGAGGAGCTGGCGGCCGTCGGCTACGCCCGGATGTCCATCGAGGGCATCGCGCGCCGCGCGGGCGTCGGCAAGACGGCGGTGTACCGCCGCTGGCGCTCCAAGCTGCACCTGGTGCTGGACCTGGTCTCGGCGGTGGCGGTACAGGGCCTGCCGATGCCGGACACGGGCTCGCTGGAGGGCGACCTCCGGCTGCTCTACGAGGTCACGTCCCGCGCGCTGCGCCACCCGGTCGCCGGCCAGATCATCCCCGACCTCCAGGCCGAGGCCGCCCGCAACCCCGAGATCGCCGAGGCGATGCAGAAGGCGTTGCGGGAGGGGCAGCAGAGCGTCGCCACCGGGATCGTCGCGGCGGCGGTCGCCCGGGGCGAGGTCCGGGCGGGCGTGGACGAGGACCTGGCCCTGGACGTGATCTCCGGCCCGCTGTACTGGCGCTCGGTGGTCGTCCGCGCGCCGAAGCTGCCCAAGGGGTACCTGGAGAGCCTCACGCGGGCCACGGCGGCGGCGTTGCGGGCGCTGTAG
- a CDS encoding ABC transporter permease, with amino-acid sequence MSQVLDTPPPTTADTPRTARAAETPAQLAERYGLSVSGARPSLGAYVRQLWARRHFITAFATAKLTAQYSQAKLGQIWQIANPLLNAAVYYLIFGLLMGTKKGVPDYVPFLVTGVFVWTFTQSSIMAGTRAISGSLGLVRALHFPRASLPLSYCLQQLQQLLFSMAALVVILLAFGVPVAMSWLLIVPALTLQFVFNAGVAMVMARIGAKTPDISQLMPFVLRTWMYASGVMFSIDHMLANRNIPAFVHLLLECNPAAVYIDLMRFALIDSFHGSQLPPHVWAIAAGWALLAGVGGFIYFWKAEETYGRG; translated from the coding sequence GTGAGCCAGGTCCTCGACACACCGCCCCCGACCACGGCGGACACCCCCCGAACCGCCCGCGCCGCCGAGACCCCGGCCCAGCTCGCCGAGCGGTACGGCCTGAGCGTCAGCGGGGCCCGCCCCTCGCTCGGCGCGTACGTACGGCAGCTGTGGGCCCGGCGACACTTCATCACCGCGTTCGCCACGGCGAAGCTGACCGCGCAGTACAGCCAGGCGAAGCTCGGCCAGATCTGGCAGATCGCGAACCCCCTGCTGAACGCGGCGGTCTACTACCTGATCTTCGGCCTGCTCATGGGCACCAAGAAGGGCGTGCCGGACTACGTCCCGTTCCTCGTGACCGGCGTGTTCGTGTGGACCTTCACCCAGAGCTCGATCATGGCGGGCACCCGCGCGATATCCGGCAGCCTCGGCCTGGTGCGGGCCCTGCACTTCCCCCGGGCCTCGCTCCCCCTGTCGTACTGCCTCCAGCAGCTCCAGCAACTGCTGTTCTCCATGGCCGCGCTGGTCGTGATCCTGCTGGCCTTCGGGGTTCCGGTGGCCATGTCCTGGCTGCTGATCGTGCCCGCGCTGACGCTGCAGTTCGTGTTCAACGCCGGTGTCGCGATGGTGATGGCGCGGATCGGCGCCAAGACCCCCGACATCTCGCAGCTGATGCCGTTCGTGCTGCGCACCTGGATGTACGCCTCGGGCGTGATGTTCAGCATCGACCACATGCTCGCCAACCGGAACATCCCGGCGTTCGTGCATCTGCTGCTGGAGTGCAACCCCGCCGCCGTCTACATCGACCTCATGCGGTTCGCGCTGATCGACAGCTTCCACGGAAGCCAACTGCCGCCGCACGTCTGGGCGATCGCGGCGGGCTGGGCGCTCCTCGCGGGCGTCGGCGGGTTCATCTACTTCTGGAAGGCTGAGGAGACGTACGGCCGTGGCTGA
- a CDS encoding ABC transporter ATP-binding protein has translation MADTVINPTVPGTRHAAADQAAVPEPVPTVVVDGVDIVYRVNGTGAGRGTATAALNRILRRKKAEKAAGVRKVHAVRNVSFTAYRGEAIGLIGTNGSGKSTLLKAVAGLLPVENGRIYTDGQPSLLGVNAALMNDLTGERNVHLGGLAMGMSREQVKERYEEIVDFSGINEKGDFITLPMRTYSSGMAARLRFSIAAAKDHDVLLIDEALATGDRSFQKRSEARIRELRKHAGTVFLVSHNNKSIRDTCDRVLWLERGELRLDGPTDEVLKEYEKFTGGKK, from the coding sequence GTGGCTGACACCGTCATCAACCCCACCGTTCCCGGCACCCGGCACGCAGCAGCCGACCAGGCCGCCGTCCCCGAGCCCGTGCCGACCGTCGTCGTCGACGGCGTCGACATCGTCTACCGCGTCAACGGCACGGGGGCCGGGCGCGGCACCGCCACCGCCGCGCTCAACCGCATCCTGCGGCGCAAGAAGGCCGAGAAGGCGGCCGGCGTGCGCAAGGTGCACGCCGTGCGGAACGTGTCCTTCACCGCGTACCGGGGCGAGGCCATCGGGCTCATCGGCACGAACGGCTCCGGCAAGTCGACCCTGCTCAAGGCCGTCGCCGGGCTCCTCCCCGTGGAGAACGGGCGCATCTACACCGACGGCCAGCCGTCGCTGCTCGGCGTCAACGCGGCCCTGATGAACGACCTCACGGGCGAGCGGAACGTCCACCTCGGCGGGCTCGCCATGGGCATGTCCCGGGAGCAGGTCAAGGAGCGGTACGAGGAGATCGTCGACTTCTCGGGCATCAACGAGAAGGGGGACTTCATCACGCTCCCCATGCGCACGTACTCCTCCGGCATGGCGGCCCGGCTGCGGTTCTCCATCGCCGCCGCCAAGGACCACGACGTGCTGCTGATCGACGAGGCGCTGGCGACCGGGGACCGCTCCTTCCAGAAGCGGTCCGAGGCGCGGATCCGTGAGCTGCGCAAGCACGCGGGCACGGTGTTCCTCGTCAGCCACAACAACAAGTCGATCCGGGACACGTGCGATCGGGTGCTGTGGCTGGAACGCGGGGAGCTCCGCCTTGACGGGCCGACGGACGAGGTGTTGAAGGAGTACGAGAAGTTCACCGGCGGGAAGAAGTAG
- a CDS encoding glycosyltransferase — protein sequence MTGRGEAGGTGARDVFLVSNSVDETGGVTSWTHHLARLLTERGHRVHVIGITTPEDPHPLGELPYPTTRLYDGQPPPPGRARDASMRERAAVLTGLFRAARPGGVVIVTQVWAMEWVRLADTTGLTVIGMSHESFETSRRSSRFRRVLTHYRDVDRMLVLTREDADLWIGQGLNNASYLPNAVPWLPDEPSPRTAKAVVSIGRLSDEKGVDMLLDTWAEVAPRHPDWTLLVYGSGEDEELLRKQCTALGLDDSVSWMGRTHDVQGALRGGSVFALSSRGEGFPLALMEAMAMGVPCVAFDCAPGVHEIVRDGEDGLLVRPGNTGELARKLDQLMTDKTLRDRMGDKARQNIRRYGTEEIVDRWEALFTFLER from the coding sequence GTGACCGGGCGGGGCGAGGCAGGGGGCACCGGGGCGCGGGACGTCTTCCTGGTGTCCAACAGTGTCGACGAGACGGGCGGGGTGACCAGTTGGACCCACCACCTGGCCCGTCTCCTGACCGAGCGGGGCCACCGCGTCCACGTCATCGGGATCACCACCCCCGAGGACCCGCACCCGCTCGGTGAACTCCCGTACCCCACCACGCGGTTGTACGACGGCCAGCCGCCTCCGCCCGGCCGAGCGCGGGACGCGAGCATGCGGGAGCGGGCGGCCGTGCTGACCGGCCTGTTCCGGGCCGCGCGCCCCGGCGGGGTCGTCATCGTGACCCAGGTGTGGGCGATGGAGTGGGTGAGGCTCGCCGACACCACTGGTCTGACCGTCATCGGGATGAGCCACGAGTCCTTCGAGACCTCGCGCCGCTCCTCGCGCTTCCGGCGGGTGCTCACGCACTACCGCGACGTCGACCGCATGCTCGTCCTCACCCGCGAGGACGCCGACCTGTGGATCGGGCAGGGCCTCAACAACGCCTCGTACCTGCCCAACGCCGTGCCCTGGCTGCCGGACGAGCCGTCCCCGCGCACCGCGAAGGCCGTCGTCAGCATCGGCCGGCTCAGCGACGAGAAGGGCGTCGACATGCTCCTCGACACCTGGGCCGAGGTGGCGCCCCGGCACCCCGACTGGACGCTGCTGGTCTACGGCTCCGGCGAGGACGAGGAACTGCTCAGGAAGCAGTGCACGGCCCTCGGGCTCGACGACTCGGTGTCCTGGATGGGCCGTACGCACGACGTGCAGGGCGCTCTGCGCGGCGGCTCGGTGTTCGCGCTGTCCTCCCGGGGCGAGGGTTTCCCGCTCGCCCTGATGGAGGCCATGGCGATGGGCGTCCCCTGTGTCGCCTTCGACTGCGCGCCCGGCGTCCACGAGATCGTGCGCGACGGCGAGGACGGCCTCCTGGTCCGCCCCGGCAACACGGGTGAACTGGCCCGCAAACTGGACCAGTTGATGACCGACAAGACCCTGCGGGACCGCATGGGCGACAAGGCGAGACAGAACATCCGCCGCTACGGCACGGAGGAGATCGTGGACCGATGGGAGGCCCTGTTCACTTTTCTGGAGAGGTGA